In Sphingobacterium sp. SRCM116780, the genomic stretch ATGTATTCAAACGAGAAACTGTTACCCTATCAGAATATGGGGTTAGAGGATCTAGAAGATGAAATCTGGAAAGATATTCCAGGACTGGAGGAATATGGCATGATCTCCAATTATGGACGAGTTAAGCGGCTCTCTTTTGAAGCGTACAACAGTATGGGACGCTTGTACAGATATGAGGAACGTATCCAAAAACAGAAGATATCAGCCTATTTTAATGTTTTCAAGCAGGAATTTCGAGGTAATCTGAGTGCACGAATACAGATTGATAACATATCCCATAGCATATCCATTGGAAGGATGGTATATTATTCCTTTGTGGAGACTTTTGACCTCTCAGACCGATCTATTTATATCTCGTATAAAGACTACGATGCGCTTAATACTACTCCTAACAATCTTTTTAAGACCGATCATGCTGGCTTGCAACAGCATATTATAAAGGCTGGTCGAAAGGACTTACACTTTGGGCACAACGAAGCCAATCAGGCAGTATTTACTGAACTTGGGCGCCAGGTGAACCGCAAAAAAATCCATCAGTATAATATGCAGGGCAACTATGTGGCGACCTATAATAGTTTGACAGAAGCTTCTCAGGAGACTGGTGTCAGCTTGTCGCATATCAGCTCCGCATCCAAAATGGTGACACCTACGGCTGGAGGCTTCATTTGGCGTTCTGGACGTAAACGAGTCACCATAGGAGTAAAGAATATCCATGCACGTATCCGCGCTAGTAAAGGAGCTTCTGTAAGCCAGTATGATTTGGATGGAAATAGGATTACGACTTATTACAATATTAATCAGGCGGCGAGACAGATCGGTGTCAGGCGCGAATCCCTTCGAAATGCTGTATACGGCAAGATTCTTGTCATGGCTGGCTCCGTATGGCGTAAGGGAGAGGCTGATCAGATAGACACCACCCTTGAGCGACGATCAGTGGGATTGCGCAGTGGATATACTCTCAGTCAGTATTCTGTAAATGGTGAGAGGTTGATTACTTTTCACTCTAGCAAAGAAGCTGCGCGATATGCTAGTGTCCAGACGGAGCAAATCAATGCGATGGCGATCCGTGATGATTTGCTATTAAAGGGTTTTATCTGGCGATATGGTGATGCAGCATTACTATCGGAAGAAGAGGTGAACCGTATTCAGCACAACGTGGGTCAGGAGAAAAGGAGAGATGTTACCCAGTATGATCTTCTGGGTATTCGTGTCGGTTACTTTCCAACGATGACTGATGCGTCGTATAGGGTAGGTGTTCCATTGGGATCAGTGATAGGTTGTGTCAATGGACATAAAGCTACTGGAGGTGGTTTTATCTGGCGAAGGGGTAATGGAGCCATAAAGCTCAATATCCCTGAGACTCCCTATCCATTGGGCAACAAGCTGGTTCGTGGAGTCTCCCAATACACCCTTAAGGGTGAGTTAATATGTAGATATGCTACCATTGCAGAAGCAGCTAAGATGACAGGTGTTCACAAAACGAATATTTCGAATGCCACGAAGGGACGTTCAAAATCAGCAGGAGGCTATATTTGGAAGACGGGAACTGAGTAGATTGAGAACCGTTCAGAGCCGCACTTCAAGCAAGTGCGGTATAGGATATGGCCTATTCTTACTCGTCTAAAGTTAAATCTTAGAATATTTGAATTGTCACAATCTAGAGCAATGGTAACATTATTTTAAATATACGATTAATCGTTATCGAACTCTCTTCGGAATTTTGCTGTTCATAATTTTATTATTACGAGAGACTTCTCTGCATTCATTTATAGTATTTTACCAATTATATAATATTTTTAGATCTTTAATAATTGCATATGCTCATATTGATATTCTGTTGATTATTACTTGATTTTATCTGAGTTTAAAATTCATGATTATACCAATCAAGCTGATTATTCTTGTAAAATCATACTCCTGCCAAGGATGAAGTGAGGATAAAGCAGGGATAAAGCATATGCTAGGCGTTGTAAAAGCGTTTCTTCGAGAAGAACTATCATAACAGATGATTAACACAGATAAATTGTAGGGTAAGCATGTTAAGTTGATACGTGTATACCTTGATGGCTATCTGTAGTATGCATGTAAGATGAGTTTAGAACAACTTCCAGTCAACTGTTTTTATAGTAGGTTTCAATTATTGTTCAAGTTGGTTCTGAAAGGGGTTCAAAACTGACTTGACTACACTTTGGTTGGGGAAAGAGTTTTACTTGCCTTGTTTTTGAAAATATATGGAATGGAGACCTTACAACTATCACAGGTCGGGTAAGACACAACTGTAGCTGTATCGTAGTAGATACGAATAAGTACCGAATATTGTTGGCACTTCTATGGACTTTAAAGGACTTGCATGGACTTCCAAGGACTTTTGCTTGTAAGATATACTGAAGGATTTAGCTGTCTGAAAGTACAAAACCGGACCATACGGAACTGTTGAGGATACTTTTAAGCATACAGTTTACCATCCAACTGAAAGAAAAGCCCTAAAAGATGGAAACTGATGGGATAGTTATCCAAATATTCCCTTTTAAAAAAAACGAATTCCTTAGTCATCCGAGCGCGCTGAGGAATCAGGTTCCAGTCCCTGGTAATGATCTTCCCGTTTTCCAGAACCGTCCAGCTTTTTCGTCTAATTATGAATGGTAACTTTCTGAACCCAGAATAGGAAAGTCCTTGATCTGTGAAGAGGGCAGAAAACCTTTTGATTCCAATTCGACATTTTCATATCCGGATGGAACAATATTTTTTTCATCAAGATGGATGTGGAGCTCTTTGTCCTGCTGGACAACTTCCATAATATCGAAATAACCCAATAGCCCTTCGGTATCAATAAAGTCAAAAGTTTACATTCGGTGTCTTGCAATATATATTCTTTGATGAAGCTAAATTAAGAATTATTTAAATATCTCCCAACAATTTCACCTGATCCTAAACTCATTCTTGACGATAACCAAATTACAAAAGATCTAAGTAGTTACAGATATTACATAAGATATATCGTTGAAGTTTATTTCATAATGGAATTATACCATATTAGGAGCACTTTCTCATAACAAAATAGTTTATCCATGTGTAGAACAGACTCAAAATA encodes the following:
- a CDS encoding NUMOD1 domain-containing DNA-binding protein; its protein translation is MYSNEKLLPYQNMGLEDLEDEIWKDIPGLEEYGMISNYGRVKRLSFEAYNSMGRLYRYEERIQKQKISAYFNVFKQEFRGNLSARIQIDNISHSISIGRMVYYSFVETFDLSDRSIYISYKDYDALNTTPNNLFKTDHAGLQQHIIKAGRKDLHFGHNEANQAVFTELGRQVNRKKIHQYNMQGNYVATYNSLTEASQETGVSLSHISSASKMVTPTAGGFIWRSGRKRVTIGVKNIHARIRASKGASVSQYDLDGNRITTYYNINQAARQIGVRRESLRNAVYGKILVMAGSVWRKGEADQIDTTLERRSVGLRSGYTLSQYSVNGERLITFHSSKEAARYASVQTEQINAMAIRDDLLLKGFIWRYGDAALLSEEEVNRIQHNVGQEKRRDVTQYDLLGIRVGYFPTMTDASYRVGVPLGSVIGCVNGHKATGGGFIWRRGNGAIKLNIPETPYPLGNKLVRGVSQYTLKGELICRYATIAEAAKMTGVHKTNISNATKGRSKSAGGYIWKTGTE